One genomic region from Rothia dentocariosa ATCC 17931 encodes:
- a CDS encoding DUF3093 domain-containing protein — MASSSPHTLYYERLSPGPGMWFLTLCAGGASYLVGAPIGIPVGIIAAVVVTLLLGWILYFSAPTIEISQDWVRVGRASIERAYVGETHAFRGEQARIAAGPDLDGRAYMCFRGWITPKIRLDITDPADPTPYWIASTRNPEKIAEILNG; from the coding sequence ATGGCTTCTTCGTCACCTCATACGCTCTATTATGAGCGTCTTTCTCCTGGACCTGGCATGTGGTTTCTCACGCTGTGTGCCGGAGGTGCATCTTATCTGGTGGGCGCTCCTATTGGTATTCCGGTGGGTATTATTGCTGCTGTCGTTGTTACGCTTCTTCTCGGGTGGATTTTATACTTCTCCGCGCCCACTATCGAAATATCGCAGGATTGGGTTCGTGTGGGGCGAGCAAGTATTGAGCGTGCTTATGTGGGTGAAACACACGCATTTCGTGGCGAACAGGCCCGTATTGCGGCTGGTCCCGACCTTGATGGGCGCGCATATATGTGTTTTCGCGGGTGGATAACACCGAAAATCCGCCTCGATATTACCGACCCTGCCGATCCAACCCCCTACTGGATTGCCTCAACTCGTAATCCCGAAAAAATAGCCGAGATTCTAAACGGCTAG
- the dut gene encoding dUTP diphosphatase: MINPIDVQIKMLDAELPAPSYTNPGDAGADLRSRVDFALAPGERALVPTGIAIALPEGYVGLVHPRSGLATKHGITIVNAPGTVDSGYRGELMVTLLNTDRAKSFQIKRGDRIAQLVIQRYEHANFVVVENLDETERGSQGFGSSGLK; the protein is encoded by the coding sequence ATGATTAATCCCATTGATGTCCAGATTAAAATGCTTGATGCAGAGCTCCCAGCACCGTCTTACACCAATCCTGGTGATGCGGGCGCAGACCTGCGTTCACGAGTAGATTTTGCACTGGCGCCTGGAGAGAGAGCACTTGTACCTACCGGTATTGCTATTGCTCTTCCCGAAGGATATGTAGGGTTGGTGCATCCGCGTTCGGGGCTTGCTACTAAACACGGAATCACAATTGTTAACGCACCGGGAACTGTCGATTCTGGGTATCGCGGTGAACTTATGGTGACGTTATTGAATACGGATCGTGCAAAGTCTTTCCAAATCAAGCGTGGTGATCGTATTGCCCAGCTTGTCATTCAGCGTTATGAACACGCTAATTTTGTGGTGGTAGAGAACCTTGACGAAACCGAACGAGGATCTCAGGGATTTGGCTCAAGCGGCTTGAAATAA
- a CDS encoding DUF3710 domain-containing protein — MFGFGKKSSDDERKKAEEKTTKVTSKDSKKEDAELTKAKSKSSLNKVDRDDEEPEVVIYDRSEGPHDIGEVDDTEEYIDLGALYIKMLDGLNLRLEMDEGTGAVIAATCIRAGGTLQIQAFAAPRSTGIWDDIRHDLAESVASQGGTAEMYTGEFGAEMLTRLPATTEDGKRGERIARFVGVDGPRWFLRGVISGEAVLGNEEAAEAIEEVFRTAIVNRGDDPRPPRELLPMTMPEQIYTLDDSGDEEQEPEEQVSSRETETKKKKNEDKRELRPMPRRGPEITEIG, encoded by the coding sequence GTGTTTGGTTTTGGCAAGAAAAGCTCTGACGATGAGCGTAAGAAAGCAGAAGAGAAAACTACTAAGGTTACTTCTAAAGACTCCAAGAAAGAAGATGCTGAGCTAACCAAAGCTAAGTCTAAGTCCAGCCTTAACAAGGTCGATCGTGATGATGAAGAGCCCGAGGTAGTTATCTACGACCGTTCTGAAGGCCCCCACGATATTGGTGAGGTTGATGATACCGAAGAATACATCGACCTTGGTGCTCTATATATTAAGATGCTTGACGGCCTAAATCTGCGTCTTGAGATGGACGAAGGTACGGGAGCTGTAATTGCCGCAACCTGTATTCGTGCTGGTGGAACCCTCCAGATTCAGGCGTTCGCAGCGCCTCGTAGTACTGGTATATGGGATGATATTCGGCATGATCTTGCCGAGTCTGTGGCATCGCAGGGCGGAACCGCCGAAATGTATACGGGTGAGTTTGGCGCCGAGATGCTAACCCGCCTTCCCGCTACAACTGAGGACGGGAAACGAGGGGAGCGCATCGCACGATTCGTTGGCGTCGATGGCCCTCGATGGTTCTTACGCGGTGTTATTTCTGGCGAGGCCGTTCTAGGCAATGAAGAAGCTGCTGAAGCGATTGAAGAGGTCTTCCGTACCGCTATTGTCAATCGTGGCGACGACCCCCGCCCGCCACGTGAGCTATTACCCATGACGATGCCGGAACAGATATATACCTTAGACGACTCAGGTGATGAAGAGCAGGAACCTGAGGAGCAGGTGAGTAGTCGAGAGACTGAAACGAAGAAAAAGAAGAACGAGGATAAACGCGAACTACGCCCAATGCCTCGTCGCGGACCCGAGATTACAGAGATTGGGTAA
- a CDS encoding nucleic acid-binding protein → MPRIDNSHAAPGSGTSSQIEAEYPERFRVRLAGRIDQVWIPAVYDKPLYQAELIVAKSKPLQWASPLALIGMPIVEPPGEDFDDEQEDSQNAETIMPDGDQQQSVLGKNPMTESLEVRFPSRPPFSVGERVTLIWHGQRVVPGLLAGCLLRCSGVISTHTYPPVMYNPRYEIVPQYFLEKDPRRG, encoded by the coding sequence ATGCCGCGCATAGATAACAGCCACGCTGCACCCGGTTCGGGGACTTCTTCTCAAATTGAGGCGGAGTACCCCGAACGTTTTCGTGTTCGCCTAGCTGGCCGTATCGATCAGGTGTGGATTCCTGCTGTTTACGATAAACCGCTCTACCAAGCAGAACTTATCGTGGCGAAATCAAAACCGCTTCAATGGGCCAGTCCTCTAGCCCTAATTGGTATGCCCATTGTTGAGCCTCCTGGCGAAGACTTTGACGATGAGCAGGAAGACTCGCAGAATGCTGAGACCATTATGCCTGATGGAGACCAGCAACAATCAGTTTTGGGGAAGAACCCCATGACGGAGAGCTTAGAAGTGCGGTTCCCCTCACGTCCGCCGTTTTCTGTGGGAGAAAGAGTAACCCTTATTTGGCATGGGCAGCGTGTGGTTCCTGGTTTACTGGCGGGGTGCCTGTTGCGGTGCTCTGGGGTTATTTCAACGCACACGTATCCGCCCGTGATGTACAACCCCCGATACGAGATTGTTCCCCAATACTTCTTAGAAAAGGATCCTCGACGTGGTTAA
- a CDS encoding DUF3159 domain-containing protein: protein MVNTPHDPQHSNNQYASDGAQSAETNSISGQESLGKSLSTSLGSNIRRTESGHVDVLHAIGGWRGLVETSLPSLLFLIFFTVTKDLNLALVIAVAAAGIFTVLRLIQRSKLIPAVSGIVGVAICAFTAFRTGNAADYYLPGFWTNGIYSVAFIASIIVGWPLAGLIFGYIRGEQLTWRQKPERLKAYKLATWIMAAVLLLRLAIQIPLYYMNATEVLGAMRIVMGLPLYAAGIWLAWRVSDPAETL, encoded by the coding sequence GTGGTTAATACTCCACATGACCCTCAGCATTCGAATAACCAGTATGCCTCTGACGGCGCCCAGAGTGCAGAGACAAACTCGATATCGGGGCAAGAATCATTAGGTAAGAGCCTAAGTACTTCTTTGGGAAGCAATATCCGCCGCACAGAGTCAGGTCATGTTGATGTGCTCCATGCAATTGGCGGGTGGCGTGGACTCGTAGAAACTTCTCTGCCTTCATTGCTCTTCCTTATCTTCTTTACGGTCACCAAAGATTTAAACTTGGCCTTAGTTATCGCGGTGGCAGCTGCAGGTATTTTTACCGTGCTGCGCCTTATACAGCGCAGTAAACTCATACCTGCGGTGTCGGGTATTGTGGGTGTTGCAATTTGTGCTTTCACTGCTTTTCGCACGGGGAACGCTGCCGATTACTATTTGCCGGGTTTTTGGACGAACGGCATTTACAGTGTTGCGTTCATAGCTTCGATTATTGTGGGTTGGCCTCTGGCGGGACTCATTTTCGGGTATATCAGAGGAGAGCAGCTTACCTGGCGACAGAAACCCGAACGTTTGAAAGCCTATAAGCTGGCAACGTGGATTATGGCGGCTGTCTTGCTGTTGCGACTTGCGATCCAAATACCGCTTTACTATATGAACGCTACCGAAGTCTTAGGTGCTATGCGCATCGTTATGGGGCTGCCTCTGTACGCGGCGGGTATCTGGCTGGCGTGGCGAGTATCTGATCCGGCAGAAACCTTATAA
- a CDS encoding potassium channel family protein, which translates to MKVLIVGAGSVGASIAKELKANGHTVTIIDSKPEMKKRTDLPGVRWHIGDACELSVLRQVHPNTADVIVAATGDDKVNLMVSLLCRSEFGVQRTVARVNNPRNEWLFDDAWGVDVAVSTPRLMTALVEEAVEVGDVVRLLTLQAGGATLAAYTVPLDHPVIGYRIDHVQWPTDTVLTAILRDGVPVAPSADVVIEGGDELFFITTLDGEDQIRALFA; encoded by the coding sequence ATGAAGGTACTTATTGTTGGGGCCGGTTCCGTGGGGGCATCTATCGCTAAGGAGCTCAAGGCGAATGGGCACACGGTCACTATTATTGATTCCAAGCCTGAGATGAAAAAACGTACCGACCTGCCGGGGGTGCGCTGGCATATTGGTGACGCCTGTGAGCTATCTGTTTTGCGCCAGGTTCACCCGAATACCGCTGATGTAATTGTTGCCGCGACCGGTGACGACAAAGTTAATCTGATGGTATCTCTACTGTGCCGCAGCGAGTTTGGTGTACAACGCACTGTAGCGCGTGTGAATAATCCCCGGAATGAGTGGCTTTTCGACGATGCCTGGGGCGTGGATGTGGCAGTTTCCACTCCGCGTTTGATGACGGCTCTCGTGGAGGAAGCCGTCGAGGTGGGCGATGTGGTGCGTCTGCTTACGCTTCAGGCCGGCGGGGCGACGTTGGCGGCGTATACGGTACCGCTCGATCATCCTGTGATTGGCTACAGGATAGACCATGTGCAGTGGCCAACCGATACGGTACTCACCGCCATCTTGCGCGATGGTGTTCCGGTTGCGCCTTCCGCCGATGTTGTTATTGAGGGTGGCGACGAACTTTTCTTCATCACAACGCTTGACGGAGAAGACCAAATTCGGGCGCTCTTCGCCTAG
- a CDS encoding potassium channel family protein, which translates to MPHFVIMGSGRVGVMLARTLEASGHTVAVIDQDERAFQPLRKGFSGQLVTGVGFDQETLKQAGISDAYAFAAVSSGDNSNIIAARVARETFKVKNVVARVYDPNRAEFFQRLGIPTVAAVRWSTDQVLRRLLPEQALKGDFREPSGRLMLTEIPLHEQWAGHALVDIERAAGVRIAYITRFGEGMLPRPDTAYQQGDTVHIMMRTDDINEVSRILSRSPRTDEDVEYSTDPRLDWFHAKPIDPAQHPSDRRRPKA; encoded by the coding sequence ATGCCCCATTTCGTCATTATGGGTTCTGGTCGTGTGGGAGTTATGCTTGCCCGTACTCTAGAGGCTTCGGGGCATACGGTAGCCGTTATCGATCAAGATGAGCGAGCTTTCCAGCCCTTGCGTAAAGGGTTCAGCGGGCAGTTGGTGACCGGCGTCGGTTTTGACCAAGAAACGCTCAAACAGGCGGGTATTTCGGACGCGTACGCTTTTGCTGCTGTATCTTCGGGAGATAATTCAAATATTATTGCCGCCCGCGTTGCGCGTGAGACTTTCAAAGTAAAAAATGTTGTTGCCCGAGTCTACGACCCAAATCGTGCCGAATTCTTTCAGCGTCTAGGTATTCCCACGGTAGCCGCCGTGCGGTGGTCAACGGATCAGGTGCTTCGTCGTCTGTTACCGGAGCAGGCACTCAAGGGTGATTTTCGAGAGCCATCGGGCAGGCTCATGCTTACTGAGATTCCACTGCATGAACAATGGGCAGGTCATGCACTCGTGGATATTGAGCGTGCTGCCGGGGTGCGCATCGCCTACATTACCCGATTCGGTGAAGGCATGCTTCCGCGCCCAGATACCGCCTATCAACAGGGAGATACCGTACACATTATGATGCGCACGGACGATATTAACGAAGTCTCTCGGATTCTTTCGCGGTCGCCTCGTACTGATGAAGACGTCGAGTACAGTACCGATCCGCGGCTGGATTGGTTCCATGCGAAGCCGATAGACCCGGCGCAGCACCCCAGCGACCGCCGTCGCCCGAAAGCATAA
- a CDS encoding APC family permease: MSFTPQADSLKPVKYRWEKIRSAFTGKPVDSRQVAAMSLPKRFALPLFGSDGISSVAYAADEIILMLAVAGNAAIVYAPWVGLAVAVVGLMIVGTYRYNINQVAAEGDFELVHRRLGSKPAVILGASVLLDFVLTVAVSMSSAATFLVALYPELQDHRSAIAILLIIILTVVSLRGLQLMGKIAHWPLYIFLAILGVTLCIGIIKSWMGVLAKAESANYSVLPENVDSQLIGIAFFFLISRSFSAGAVALSGVSTISNSVRFFRRPKKHNAALTLMIMGTITGVLLVSILYIAQVTGVTMVHDTTQYLLIEGRAPGEFFHQKPALYQIALAIYDGAPLIPQLLVFATVAVLTIASFTAFIGFPLSSSALADRRYLPVQLRSINSVGLYRNGVLLLAIMATCLTLLFGSDIFSLIQLYLVGMFLSMLLTQGSVVSYRIRKLRITLAFTSRRHLIRDLAVSIIGVIVTAAVLITVVVTKFMAGAWLSLLIIATLFGGMMITRKHYDAVIKAAEIPYEDLETADLSSLPSRVHAIVYTKDLNKPVLRALAYARASHPSTLEALTVNNDQTTLDDVKTRWDRMRIPVRLSVIDSPYRDTVQAVHNYVRRIQNNTSRDVIAVYIPEFVPEHWWQRLIHPRTVKQLKKVLQQEPNVILVTVPWSIHENATSIDTEDIDTSVHSHKNDTMYRGSTHTKET; this comes from the coding sequence TTGAGCTTTACCCCGCAGGCGGATAGCCTTAAACCTGTGAAATATCGTTGGGAAAAAATTCGCAGCGCCTTCACCGGTAAGCCGGTAGATTCGCGTCAAGTAGCGGCCATGTCGCTGCCTAAGCGTTTTGCCCTACCCCTTTTCGGCTCTGACGGTATTTCATCTGTCGCATACGCCGCCGACGAGATTATTCTGATGCTCGCCGTTGCTGGTAACGCAGCCATTGTCTATGCCCCTTGGGTTGGGTTAGCGGTCGCCGTCGTAGGTCTTATGATCGTAGGAACCTACCGATACAACATTAATCAGGTCGCTGCCGAAGGCGATTTTGAACTAGTACACCGGCGGTTGGGCAGTAAACCTGCCGTTATTTTGGGGGCCTCGGTACTTCTTGATTTCGTGCTTACGGTTGCCGTTTCCATGTCGTCGGCGGCAACATTCCTGGTGGCACTCTACCCAGAATTACAAGATCATCGTAGCGCCATCGCAATACTGCTCATCATTATTTTGACCGTAGTGTCTCTGCGCGGTCTACAACTCATGGGAAAGATAGCACACTGGCCGCTCTATATTTTCCTCGCGATCCTAGGCGTTACGCTGTGCATTGGAATTATAAAATCCTGGATGGGTGTGCTTGCTAAAGCAGAATCGGCAAACTACTCGGTACTCCCCGAAAACGTCGATTCACAGCTGATTGGCATAGCGTTCTTCTTCTTGATCTCACGGTCTTTTTCAGCGGGTGCCGTTGCGCTCTCCGGAGTTTCCACGATCTCAAACTCCGTGCGTTTCTTCCGGCGCCCCAAAAAACATAATGCCGCCCTCACCCTCATGATTATGGGTACCATAACGGGTGTGCTTCTCGTCAGCATACTTTACATAGCCCAAGTTACCGGCGTTACTATGGTGCATGACACCACACAATATTTGTTGATTGAGGGGCGCGCGCCAGGCGAATTCTTCCATCAGAAACCCGCGCTCTATCAGATAGCACTCGCTATCTATGATGGTGCCCCGCTCATACCTCAGCTGCTTGTTTTTGCCACAGTTGCAGTGCTGACCATAGCATCTTTTACAGCTTTTATCGGTTTTCCGTTGAGTTCATCTGCTCTCGCTGACCGCAGGTATCTGCCAGTTCAGCTACGGAGCATCAACTCTGTGGGCCTCTACCGTAACGGGGTTCTCCTGCTGGCTATTATGGCAACATGTCTAACGCTGCTTTTTGGCTCGGATATTTTCTCGCTCATTCAGCTCTATCTCGTGGGTATGTTCCTCTCGATGCTGCTCACTCAGGGATCGGTAGTGAGCTACCGCATCCGAAAACTGCGCATTACACTGGCATTTACTTCGCGCCGACACCTGATCCGTGACCTAGCCGTCAGTATCATCGGGGTTATCGTGACTGCCGCTGTACTCATTACTGTTGTTGTCACTAAGTTCATGGCAGGTGCCTGGCTTTCGCTTCTTATAATCGCTACCTTGTTCGGGGGTATGATGATAACCCGTAAACACTACGATGCCGTCATCAAAGCAGCAGAAATACCATATGAAGATCTAGAAACCGCCGATCTATCCTCGCTGCCTTCACGGGTGCACGCCATTGTTTACACGAAGGACCTCAACAAACCCGTGCTTCGTGCCCTAGCCTATGCGCGCGCATCCCACCCTTCAACACTGGAAGCTCTGACCGTTAATAACGACCAGACCACTCTTGACGATGTGAAGACTCGCTGGGATCGCATGCGGATTCCTGTGCGGCTCTCAGTGATTGATTCACCCTACCGAGATACCGTCCAAGCCGTACATAACTATGTGCGCCGCATTCAGAACAATACATCGCGGGATGTTATTGCTGTTTACATTCCAGAGTTTGTTCCGGAACATTGGTGGCAGCGCCTCATTCATCCACGAACTGTCAAACAGCTTAAGAAAGTTTTACAGCAAGAACCTAATGTTATTCTTGTGACTGTTCCGTGGAGCATTCATGAGAATGCAACGTCCATCGATACCGAGGACATTGATACCTCTGTTCATTCCCATAAAAACGATACGATGTATCGGGGCTCAACCCACACAAAAGAAACGTGA
- a CDS encoding class I SAM-dependent RNA methyltransferase, translated as MNTPEISTVRDSGADNATSEQGYTIGELIQVTCETPAHGGALVARTHAGVVFVRHGVVGEEAQVRITAVGPKNRFYFADVVAVKVPAPVRRKHPWAQADALKTPEERQKLTGIAELLGGMEYGHLEPSEQRRYKAEIVRTQLHRLGGIPLESPLLTNLIVESMPNRDLVEGDLSWRSRIRYTTAKSIEDGTTYWRIGMYPYHSSQPVPVVDFPLVARELRDLELHKLNLRGVRELEATLSSRGRILLQFMVDPRFETTHVAKEIERQCIQLWGELAKRKISLFFTPYSGSKAKPSKRSGQPSVHSPYRRVRQGDILLGGGLRSVTEEVSFGPRRFSYQVSAGGFWQIHRCAPSTLMGTMLTMLRPTLGECALDLYAGAGLFTAALADAVGSEGTVISVEGSPVTHRDARSNFAPDGPSRSDNSKETRVEVIRGDVAQSLQDLKAAHSLGQIPTPDAVVLDPSREGANRKVLERLNELKPGRILYVACDPAALGRDTAILRELGWDLVQVRAFDMYPNTHHVETLALFHRAPARIRPARLSKRHK; from the coding sequence GTGAACACCCCTGAAATCAGCACAGTACGTGACTCCGGTGCGGATAACGCTACCTCGGAGCAGGGGTACACTATAGGCGAGCTAATCCAGGTAACCTGTGAGACCCCCGCTCACGGAGGTGCACTCGTTGCACGTACGCACGCCGGGGTCGTTTTCGTACGGCACGGTGTAGTGGGTGAAGAAGCCCAAGTTCGAATTACAGCAGTAGGCCCCAAAAACCGTTTCTACTTTGCAGATGTTGTAGCCGTCAAAGTGCCTGCACCAGTGCGCCGTAAGCATCCCTGGGCACAGGCAGATGCCCTCAAAACCCCCGAAGAACGTCAGAAACTCACCGGCATAGCAGAGCTTCTTGGCGGGATGGAGTATGGACACCTAGAACCCTCTGAACAACGGCGTTACAAAGCCGAGATCGTACGAACTCAGCTTCATCGCTTAGGCGGCATCCCTCTAGAATCACCACTCTTAACAAACCTTATCGTTGAGTCTATGCCTAATCGAGACCTCGTCGAAGGCGACCTCTCCTGGCGATCTCGTATACGGTACACCACCGCTAAAAGCATTGAAGACGGTACAACGTATTGGCGCATCGGCATGTACCCCTACCACAGCTCGCAGCCGGTACCCGTAGTTGATTTTCCCCTCGTGGCACGTGAACTGCGTGACCTAGAACTTCACAAGCTCAACCTGCGGGGGGTTCGCGAACTAGAAGCAACGCTGTCTTCACGTGGGCGTATTCTGCTCCAATTCATGGTTGATCCCCGGTTTGAGACAACCCACGTCGCCAAAGAGATTGAAAGGCAGTGCATCCAGCTTTGGGGCGAGCTTGCTAAACGTAAAATCTCACTTTTCTTCACCCCCTACAGCGGATCGAAAGCAAAACCGAGCAAGCGTTCGGGGCAGCCCAGCGTGCATAGCCCTTATCGGCGTGTGCGTCAGGGAGATATACTCCTTGGCGGTGGGTTACGTTCCGTAACCGAAGAAGTAAGTTTTGGTCCGCGAAGGTTCAGCTATCAGGTCTCCGCAGGTGGCTTCTGGCAGATTCACCGCTGTGCCCCCTCAACTCTCATGGGCACCATGTTAACCATGCTCCGCCCAACCTTAGGCGAATGCGCCCTCGACCTATACGCCGGTGCTGGACTATTTACAGCAGCGCTTGCGGATGCTGTCGGCTCAGAAGGAACGGTTATCAGCGTTGAAGGTTCCCCGGTAACGCACCGTGATGCGCGTTCCAACTTCGCTCCGGATGGTCCTTCCCGAAGCGATAACTCCAAGGAAACCCGTGTTGAGGTTATTCGTGGAGACGTTGCGCAAAGCCTTCAAGATCTTAAAGCAGCACATAGCCTTGGCCAGATACCTACCCCGGATGCCGTGGTACTTGACCCATCTCGCGAAGGGGCTAACCGCAAAGTTTTGGAACGCCTCAACGAACTCAAGCCCGGGCGCATTCTATATGTGGCATGTGATCCTGCAGCCTTGGGACGCGATACAGCTATTTTGCGTGAACTAGGCTGGGATCTCGTACAGGTCCGGGCATTTGATATGTACCCTAATACGCATCATGTTGAGACGCTCGCTCTTTTTCACCGTGCGCCTGCGCGTATTCGTCCAGCGCGTCTGTCAAAACGTCATAAGTAA